TAATATCGTGGCTGGACAATAATATCGTGGCTGTTTGGGTTGCTGGACAGTAATCCATGTACTGTGAGGCTgctgttttgatttttatgctTCAAGCCTTAAATCAGCAGCTTAAATAAGATGATTAGGAATTTGTAAGGTCATTTTTTTGGAGATTGTACTTGCAATTATTCATTTTAGTAATCCATGTATTTCTAATTTGGCCAATGCAAGGACATATTTTGCTCTCTCTACAATGTAAactttccctcctttttttttagaaacaaaAATGTAAACTTTCCCAATTTGGAAAGTGGTTACTTTCCCTCCATGTAATTTCTCTCTCTACAataaaatcagatttttttattattatttaattatatctatAATTAATTGCTCTCTCAttctaccaccaaagattctctttttcttaatctttgtgaaatacccaaataggaagaacaaataggaacggagggagtactaatatattattagtatgtaattagtcGTAGCAGTGGTATTAGTATAATTAGtcgtaattattattattattattattattattattattattattattattattattgttattagtattagtattattattaattgcttTAGTAtttcattagtataatattagtattagtatataattagtatattattactcgtattagtcgtttaatttattattattattagtcgtattagtgcattattagtcgtattagtgtattattactcgtattagtttattattagtttaattagtcgtatttattattattattaatattattattagtattattattattgttagtcgTTTTCGTGcgttattagtataatattagttgtataggagtagtatattattactcatattagtcgtctaatttattattattattattattattattttattattattagtattattattagttgtatttgtGCATTATTggtcgtattagtgtatcattagtataatattagttgtataagtatattactactcgtattagtggattattagtactttattagttatttacccgtattagtcgtattagttattattagtcgtattagtgcattattagtactttattagttatttagtcgtattagtcatatcaatatattattattattattattagagaaatttgtaaagaaacaccttttaaaaccccttttttgtaaagaaacaccttttataatttttttataaaaaaaaccttttaagagactttttttttaaaaagcaccttaaatcagtttccggtgacttttgtcaacttttcggcgttgactatgccatttgagctcaaaagtcaacgccggaaagttgacaaatggcatagtcaacgccggaaagttgacaaaagtcaccggaaactgatttaaggtgttttttttaataaaaagtctcttaaaatgtgtttttttacaaaaaaaaaaaaaattataaaaggtgtttctttacaaaaaaaggattttaaaaaatgtttctttacaaatttcccttattattattattattattattattattattattattattattattataatgcaAAGTTGCATATTAAAGTTCATAAACTTGTGAAAGAAGTTTTCGACTGAATTTTAGTGGAAATTCGGTCAAATTTTTTCCGACTAAAATTCAATCGGAATTTagtcaaaaatttttaattaaaaatttttcttttttttcaaatttaaaattccgACCAAACTTTGATTTAGTAGCAATTTAGTCTGAATTTTCGACTAACACTTGTCAGTCAAAACTTTAGTCGGAAATTTCCAATAGTTTGGGTTAGTCGGTAAGATCTCTTTTTTTGTTGTGAAATGCTTTTAATGACAATATTAAATGGATATATTGTAATAGTATTTAACCCTTTTTCATAGTTAGAATGCGGTTTGTTGAAAATGATGTGAAATATCTTTATGAATGTATTTGgtgaattattataaatagaACTTTGCCTATAAATATGCAAGTTTGCGtagtaataaaattaattgagtaaAAAGTTTATCTTTCTTACTTATTTgctcattttattttctttttattctcCCTAAATCTTAATGGTTGAAGACTAATTCAAGCAGTTGTCATTTGACATTGacactaacaaaatttttaCAGCCGGCCTTCTGTAAGACCGGCTCAGgccaattcattaaaatttaatggatactcttactttatattttataagaATTTATAAACTTTTTGTAGTTTGCTAATAACGCCTTCGTAAAGATTAATTAGAATTTAGGATGCAGAATTGCAGACCGCcgacaattttaattttgtcaCATTGCTCTTAGTATACGAACCGCTGTCTTTTGGAAGAGCAATCAACACTCAAAACTGAAGTGAACAGATACACTCTTTTCTCTGTTGTCACTCAATCCAATCTTTCtttctgtttctttttgttgtttGTACTTTTAAACCAAAGCTTAATTATGGGGTATTCAGTTCAGCTCTAGTAATCCTCAATTTAGCTCTTTTCTGGGTCTACAATTTGGTGTATTTGAAAGGTATTGGGATTGTTTTGTTATCTATTTCTGTAGCAAGATCAGTTTTTTCCACTTGGGTTGTCTTGATTACTAGCAGCATTTCTGTATCTGCAAGAGAATGTGGGATTGAATCTGGGTCTTATTCAGTATGTTAGCTTGAACCCATTTGGCCAAAACCTCATTATTGGTAGCATGTTCAACATGATGGGTGCTAAGTGcttcattgttaattattgAGCTTTTGATGttttaatatttgttgattgctGATACATGACTacaatgatgacaatgatgtgAAGGCCTTCATTTTAAACCCCAAAGTTAGGTTTTACTGATTGCTATAATGCTACTATTAAATAAAGTCTATGATTAATTTTGCAGTACTAAAAAATTTTACTTCTATTATGCAAATGTGGCTCTTGCTTCGGTAGGATCTAGAAGGGTGCAATGTACGCAACCTTAGGTGATATTGGATTGATAACATGGTCTACTTTTCAATGAGCTCCACAATTAGAATCCAAAAATCTATTGCAATAATTAGATCTGATATGGATTTAGAGTTTCTGTTTAGTGTATAGAAGCTTTTTAATGAATTTGATGACATTGATATTGGGGTGGATAAATTGATTTGAGGGGTGTTTTTGTTGTAGTTATTACtaattttagttgaattaaAAAACAATGTTTAGCTTCTGATTTTATGAAAATAGATCtgaagtggtttgttttctttggttCTTTCGGATACATTAAACACCACATAGATATGGACTGTATGTCATCTACCCCGGATCCTGGGAATGATAGTATAAGTATGATGGTATGGTATGGTATGTTATAGTATGATATGGTATAGATATGGCCATAGGGTGGATAATTTGTTAATTTCACTAATCttgtttattattagtatacTTTTTAATGTGCTTTATGTAAGTAAATGGCTTGAATATTACTTTACAGATGAGAATTTTTGTTTACAAGATATTCACATgaattctttattttcttttttatgtatAGAATATCTTATGCATGGACATGGCTGGTCAGTTATTAGATTTATGTAATTATGGCCGAAGAACACTTCTTTCTATGATGGGATTTTTAGCTGTTATAGTAGTTTTTTCTCAATTCTGGGCGTTGCCTTCTGGTAAATACTTATCTACTATGTCGCCTAGTCAAGAACATTCACCTCTCATAATGATAAGAACAAGTCCGCGTTCCCAAAATTTTGTTACAAATGGTAATTTTGACTTGGTGCAAGGAGTTGGTTACAATGCAAATAACATAGGAGAGGAAGGTAAAGGCAATGGACTTACATTCCGGCATGAAATAAGTGGACTTATTGTTGCTTCTGGTAAGGACTTTTCACCGATTATGAAACCAAGAGTTGTGGAAAATGAAATGAAGCAATTTAATATCATGCATAACAATACTATTGAGCAAAAACTTGAGGACAGTAATCATATGGAtgcttcaaattttttttcaaaaggtcGAATTTCTGTACACAGAGTAGAGCCTTCGGGTAACAGATCAATTGTTTCAGCAAAAACTAGCAGCTCTCAAGTGCACAATATCAGTCAGGTTATGGAGTTGGAGGCTAGGATCAAGGAGGATTCATCTATGATTGAAAGATATGTGAAAAAAATGAGGGGAGCTACAATAACTTTATCTGAAATGAATACCATGTTGCGTAGTAAGCCTGCGTTTTCAACCACAGTGGTATtgaagtgattttttttttttaatttatatttatcttGGTGTAGTTTGCCCATCATTCTCATTTATCTTTTTACTGATTCTAGAGGCAAAGAGGATCTGCAGCACGTGACCGCCAACTTCTTTCAGCAAGCTTTCAGATCAAGAATGCTCCTGTTTTAAGAAGCGTATCTGACTTGCATGCTCCTCTCTTCCGAAATGTCTCCGTGTTCAAAAGGTATATGTTGACCTCGACTTTGTAATTGTGCTGAAAAAGAGGTGCATTGTAGAGAGTATTGTCTATTAACTTGTGAAAGAAAACACGAGTACGAAATAGAAGTTAGGCACTGATGTCACTTCTTTTTCCGTTAACTGATCGCAATGTGGCTAAGAAGTGGGAACATAATCCTGTAAATTTATGTTTTTCGCTTAGAGATTCCATATGTATTTAATGTAGAAGATTGAAGGTAATATTTCTTACAGGAGCTATGACTTGATGGAACGTCTACTCAAAATTTATGTATACAAAGAAGGAGAGAAACCAATATTCCACAACCCAAGACTACGGGGGTTATACGCAGCTGAAGGATGGTTTATGAAGCTGCTTCAAAGAAGTAAACACTTTACTGTGACGGATCCGAGAAAGGCCCATCTTTACTACATTCCTTTCAGTTCTGACATACTACGTGCTACCCTTTATGATGAGAAATCACGTAATGTCAAAAACTTGGAGCGGTATCTTGCAGATTATGTTGATTTTATCAGAGCACGATACCATTTTTGGAACAAGACTGGGGGCGCTGATCATTTTTTCATTGCTTGTCACGATTGGGTATGCCTTTTAGTTTCCTTGATGTATCTTATTTAACGTTCATAGTTTAGAATTTGGCTTATCCTCTGGGTTTATCTTAAAGTCATGTGTCTTAATGTCTCTGTACTTCTGCTTTTATCACCAAAAAGTTTTACGCTTTTTTATTAGGGCTCGCGTATAACAAGGCTTTATATGAGCAATTGCATTAGAGGACTCTGTAACGCCAATGTTGCAAGAGGATTTACGATAGGTAAGGATGTGAGTGTTCCCGTAACTTATATTCGTAGTGGAAATGACCCCACTAGAGACATAGGAGGAAAACCACCTTCAGAAAGAGATATATTAGTCTTCTTTGCCGGACAATTACATGGTTATCTCCGTCCTTTGTTATTGCAATACTGGGAGAATAAGGTGCCCGATATGAAGATTTTTGGTCCACTCCCGCGGGATATCCAAGGCAAAGCAGTCTATAGGGATTACATGAAGAGTAGCAAGTACTGCATTTGTGCACGAGGTTATGAAGTCCACACTCCTAGGGTTGTCGAGTCCATCTTCTACGAGTGTGTCCCCGTCATTATCTCTGACAATCATGTCCCTCCTTTCTTTGAGGTTCTAGATTGGGAGGCGTTTGCCGTGTTTGTTCAAGAGAAAGACATCCCAAATTTGAGGAACATTCTTCTTTCTATCCCTGAAGAGAGGTACCTTGTTATGCAACATAATTTAAGAATGGTGCAGCGGCATTTCATATGGAATAAAACTCCAGAAAAGTATGATTTATTTCACATGATTCTTCACTCGGTTTGGTACAACCGAGTTTCTCAGATAAGACCTGGTTAGAAATCTGTGGTTCAATTGGAAGCTGTTTCTTTGACTGATTGCACTTGCTTGAATCTCTAAAAACCGTAAGTTTTTTGGGTTTATTTTATCTTCTTACTTGTCGTTgataatttgtttattcatttggAAAATCCCTTCAAAAGCCTAATATTCCTATCATTGATGCAGTGAATCTGGTATACTTTCTTGATCTGTTTGATGGACAtgtttaattatgattttatgaacAAGATCAGGTTCATTGCCTAGATCTTTTCTTAGAGAAAAAACTTCTCGGAAGGGTGTCTGAATAAAGGAATGTGGAATAATAATGCTCTTTGAACAAGCCCCCAACAGATCAATTTCATGCAAGGTGTGGTTACAAGTTCTCCTATCCAGCATGTATAAATAATTGTTTTCAACTTTGCCTTATTTGCTTATTCAGATTTTATctctttataaattttttggatCGTATGTCATGAATGGCTGGGAAGGGGTATTTTAGGaattaagtaataaataatacttagtAATTAGTTAAGTGGGAGAATAAAATGTAGagataattaatataaatagagGGGAAGGGGAAGGGTTTAAGGCATTCATTcaagtaatagttttaagtggAGTTTTATACTCGTTGGGAGAGAACAAACCTTTCGAATGCTTGTATACTATCATTTGTAATCGTTCTTTGGTTACAATCGTTCTTCGTTGTACATTTTCATTTACATTCAATTTCTACAATCAGTGATTTGTATTTTGTCATACAATTTGTTCATTCGTATATTGGAACAAATATACCTTCTGCATATGATCAGCACACTGGGAACAAAGAAGACTTAAGCATTGAGGATCAGCATACTGAATTTAGACCAGCTCAAGTTAAGGAAGCTGATGTACAAAGATTTGAGGAACAGTTACTCAATACTATGAACATACATGATCCAGCCTTGAGGAAAGTATACATAGTCCTGTATTAGAAGATAATGAACAGTTGGGTGTTCCCAAACGTTGACAGAAGATAAGGAACAACTAGGTGTTCCCAAATCCTGACAGTAGAATTATCACGCTCTTTTTAAGACGTCTAATATGACCGTTAGAAGTTAGGGGCCTTCTTCTTGATTGTAAGCCGTTAGAGGATGAAAgccaattctataaataaggctcTCCTCCACATTGTAAAAGTGACATATTATTCAGTTTTAATTCATCTACGTTCTTAGTAATCATTCAGATAACAAGGTGTTTGTCTCTGTTT
This genomic stretch from Amaranthus tricolor cultivar Red isolate AtriRed21 chromosome 9, ASM2621246v1, whole genome shotgun sequence harbors:
- the LOC130824621 gene encoding probable glycosyltransferase At3g07620, whose product is MDMAGQLLDLCNYGRRTLLSMMGFLAVIVVFSQFWALPSGKYLSTMSPSQEHSPLIMIRTSPRSQNFVTNGNFDLVQGVGYNANNIGEEGKGNGLTFRHEISGLIVASGKDFSPIMKPRVVENEMKQFNIMHNNTIEQKLEDSNHMDASNFFSKGRISVHRVEPSGNRSIVSAKTSSSQVHNISQVMELEARIKEDSSMIERYVKKMRGATITLSEMNTMLRSKPAFSTTVRQRGSAARDRQLLSASFQIKNAPVLRSVSDLHAPLFRNVSVFKRSYDLMERLLKIYVYKEGEKPIFHNPRLRGLYAAEGWFMKLLQRSKHFTVTDPRKAHLYYIPFSSDILRATLYDEKSRNVKNLERYLADYVDFIRARYHFWNKTGGADHFFIACHDWGSRITRLYMSNCIRGLCNANVARGFTIGKDVSVPVTYIRSGNDPTRDIGGKPPSERDILVFFAGQLHGYLRPLLLQYWENKVPDMKIFGPLPRDIQGKAVYRDYMKSSKYCICARGYEVHTPRVVESIFYECVPVIISDNHVPPFFEVLDWEAFAVFVQEKDIPNLRNILLSIPEERYLVMQHNLRMVQRHFIWNKTPEKYDLFHMILHSVWYNRVSQIRPG